AGGTCGCGACAGCCGGGGCCGCTCTGCAGCTTGCCGGTGGGAATGTCAAAGATGGCCTCGTGCAGCGGACACTCGACGGTACGGCCTTCGATAAAGCCTTCGGTGAGCAGGGCGTAGGCATGAGGGCAAATATCCTCGATGGCGTGCAGCCGCCCCTCGACCCTGAACACCCCTATTTCCTTGTCGCCAACCTTGACGGCCAGCGGGCTCTCATCGGAGATGTCGCCCACCTTGCAAATGGAAACCCAGTTCATGGCTTGGTTGCTCCTGTTTTACATACAAAACAATGATTCACATTTAAAACAAAGGTTAGATTCCTTAACAAAGCATGTCAACACAATGTTTACATTGTGAATAAACGTGTCAGCCAAGCGTCTGAATTGTTAATGAAAAAAGTAAGGCGGGACGGTGAGGGGCGCAGGCGACATGAAGCAGAAGGAAACCCCACACGGAGTCGAAGCACGACAATGCGCCCGCGTCAGGCACACCACAAAAAAAACGCCATGCGGTCGGCATGGCGTTGCAAGGAAAGTCGGGGCGCGCAAACGGCGCAGTGGACTCAGGAATGGGCGTTGTTCAGGCTCAGGGTGCGGGACAGGCTCTGGGCGGCGGAGATCACCGCATCACGTATACGGCCTTCAAATTCTTCCCGGGGAATACCGCCAAGCGGGCAGCTGACCGAGACCGAGGCAATCATGCCACCGTCGCTCTGCCGGAAAATGGGGGCGGCACAGGCGGCCATGCCCGGATTGAAGTAACCCCAACTGACCAGGGCCGGCTGCCCACGCACCTCGCGGATACGCGCCAACAGCGCCTCCAGGCTGGCGGGTGTGTCCTCGGTAAAGGCTTCCCACTGGTAATCCTGGTACAGCTCGGTGATGGCCTCATCGGACATATCGGAAAGCAGTAATTGGCCGGTCACGGTGGCGTGAGCCGGCCAGCGGGTACCGACCCCGACCGTGCTGGTAAAAGGCCCCGTGGACTGATAGCGATCCACGAATACGATATCGGTGCCCTGGCGAATCACCAAATGGCAGGCAATGGTGGTTTGATCCCG
The Oceanimonas doudoroffii DNA segment above includes these coding regions:
- a CDS encoding IclR family transcriptional regulator, with product METDDRYIVPGLVRGLEALQAFSNEKRELSVSELAEIIGVNRSSAFRVAYTLEHCGFLQKEENSRRYSLNSKVLELGFTYLSGLDLLEPSRPIMQRLRDQTTIACHLVIRQGTDIVFVDRYQSTGPFTSTVGVGTRWPAHATVTGQLLLSDMSDEAITELYQDYQWEAFTEDTPASLEALLARIREVRGQPALVSWGYFNPGMAACAAPIFRQSDGGMIASVSVSCPLGGIPREEFEGRIRDAVISAAQSLSRTLSLNNAHS
- a CDS encoding non-heme iron oxygenase ferredoxin subunit, translated to MNWVSICKVGDISDESPLAVKVGDKEIGVFRVEGRLHAIEDICPHAYALLTEGFIEGRTVECPLHEAIFDIPTGKLQSGPGCRDLNLYEVRIEGDDVLLNMA